DNA from Leptospira mayottensis 200901116:
AGAGAATATAAAAAAATCATTGAAGATCATAGACGGGCTGTCTTTAATCCGGCATACTTCGGTCGCGATTCGATTAGAAGACAAACTCTAAGAATTCCTTGAATAGAACGGAGGATTTTAACTTATCTTTGTATTCCGAGGAAAATGAAAAAGGTTTAGATTTTTCTTGATTAGAGTAGGAAGATCCTCTTTCACTTTTCGAACCTAAATGTGGATCTGTAGGATTTTCTGAATAGTTCGTTGTGGTAGAATTTGAAAAAAATGTTCTCATAGAAGCATATACTTGGAATATGAAGGTGCAATTCGGAAAAAAGAGAAAAATTTATCCGGAAAAAATTAAAAGGAATTTTCATGGCGAAAGTAGAATTCGATTCATTGTACATTGAGACGATAAGGACAAGCCTTCCCGATAAGGAAGTCCAACTCGTTATATTCAACGGAAAGGTAACCAACTCCAATTCTTTCGAGATTTCCCGCAAAATTCATTTTATCTTCGAAGAGGAGATTTACAATATTATCTTAGATCTTTCCAATCTCGAATATATCAACAGCGTGGGAGTTGCTACGATTCTTACCTTGATCAAAACTGTGGATCAACATTCCGGCAAAATCGTAATTGGTGGTCTCAATCATTTTTTGGAAAACGTAATTCGTTTAATGGAACTTCCGAAAAAAGTACAGATTTATCATTCCATTGAGGAAGCCAAAAAAGCTTTTTCTTCCTAAGAATTACCCTTCTTCACGCAAAACTTTCTAAACTCAATAACTACAACCGACTTCGTAACCACAAGTTTGTGTTTAGAACTTGTGCCAAAACCTTAATTGTAGGAACTCACACGTTTTAGAAGTTAGCAGGTGGGTGCCTTGTCTAGAAGACGTTTCCCTTTTTTTGACCAGTGTCCTTCTATTTTTAGCAAATTTAAAACCTGTCCCAAAACCTTTCAAGAAATCAATTACAATCATTCAGTAAGTTCGTAATAAAATATAGAAGTTGTCACCAATTACGCCCCTTGGGTAGTTTACGAGCTTTCGAGCACATTTTATAACTGTTAAACTCTCGTCGAGGTTCCTATATTCTGAGGTTTTTAAGGCAGGCTCTTAGATTCCAATGAGCTTGAAGAAAAGCGCCCATGTAGTCTAACATTATTGTAAAGAGAACAACCCAGTCAGCCGCCAAACAGTGTTCAGCGAACTATGGAAACGCCAAATTGTACTGGGTAAAAATATTCCACGGCAAAACGAGTATTCCAGAGAGCTGACTCACAACTTTTCTGCAATAGAATAGTTTGATCGGGACAAATTGTAGATTTTTTCCTCCAAAAGATCCAGAAAAGTTTTCAATCCCCAACCTTGGTAAGCAGAAACCAAAACCGTATCCGAGTGAACGTCAATACCCAATTCCTCCTTCAAGTCCGCGATTGCTTCTAATCCAGGGTCATGATTTACGGAAGAACGGGAAAAATTTTTATAACCGTTAGAATCACTTTCAGTCTTCCAAGTTTTGAACTTTTCAAGATTGTCGATTTTGTTAAACACTTGGATTATCGGTATATGAGAAAATTCTAATTCTTCTAGAATCTTTTCAACGGCTTCCATCTGAAGTTTATAATCCGGATTAGAAACATCCACGACATGTACCAAAAGATCGGAGTCTCCCAATTCCTCTAAAGTCGCCTTAAACGCATTGGAAAGCTCAGGCGGAAGATCGTGGATAAATCCGACCGTATCGGAGATAATAATTTCTCTTTCTTCTGGAAAACGAATTCTTCTCGTGGTCGGATCAAGCGTAGCAAAAAGTTTGTTTTCGGAAAGAACCTCACTGTTTGTTAAAGCGTTTAAAAACGTGGACTTTCCCGCATTAGTATAACCAACGATGCCAACAGCAGGTAACTCGTTTTTCTTCCTTTGTCTTCGATTAATTTCTCTTCGTTTTTTGAGAGATTTGAGTTCAACTTCAAGTCTCGTGATCCGTTCCTCGACTCTTCGTTTTCCGATTTCAAGTTTTGTTTCCCCGGGACCTCTTCCTCCGATTCCACCAGTCAATCTAGACATGTTATCGTCCAATTCCGTGAGCCGTCCTTTGAGATATTTAAGTTGAGCTAATTCCACCTGAAGTTTACCGTCTCTGCTCTTTGCATTCCTTGCAAAAATATCGAGAATGAGCTGCGTTCTGTCGATTACCTTGATGTCCGCGATATCCGAGATCTTCTTTGCTTGAGAAGGCGTAAGTTCAAGATCGAATACGAGAAGTTCCACGTGTTTCTGAATCGCTTTCAAAATAATCTCTTCAAGTTTTCCCTTTCCCAAAACCGTGGAAGGATCGAGACGATTTTTTCTCTGTATGAATGTATCCACAACATGAACTTCCGCGGTTCTGCAAAGTTCCTTCAATTCCTCCATCGATAAAGAAGGATGTCTACCCACGCTTCTTTCAGGATAAACCCCTACCAAAAAAGCGCGGTTTTCCTTTTGAGCGTCTTTTAGATTTTTTTTCGAACGGGAAAGTCTGGATTCTATTTCTAAAATTTCCTCAAGAATCCCTTCGGCCAGTTGTCCCGGATACTTTTTAGGTAAAACCTTCCAAAGCTCGTCTCCCGATTCCGGATTCAGATGTGCGGAATAATACCCGTTCGGATTTCCGTAGGAATCCATGACCACAGCGGTTATGTAGTCTAAACGCAACAAGGCTAAGTCGGTTAAATCCTCTTGGTTTAAAGATTCTCCCTTTAAATGTGTATGAACTAATCTAAGACCTCGAAGCCTCGCTTCAGAAGTGCGAAGTCTATCCAAAAAAGGAATCTCGATCGAATTGTCAGAACCTACCAGTACATGGGTAACGTAGCCGGATCGATCGATTAAGATTGCAATTTGTTTGCCGATTTCGAAGGATAATTCGCAGAGTGTGCGCGCAAAATCTTGACTAATGATTACATCTTCCCGGATTCTTTTCTCGGAAATTTTTTTCAGTCTTTGGATTTGATTGGATTTGAGGCCGTTAAGATTACCGCTGAGCTTACTAATAGAGAAATTCTCCTTTTGCTAAAAGTTAACAGGTTTTCCGATTCTCGTCAAGCATTCCTTTCTGTTTCTGGAAATCATGCTTGTCATGGAAAAAGATAGGAAAAACCTGAAATATCAGTCAAATTTATGAGTAGCATCTTTACAGAAAACTTTACATATCAAAGGTATCCAATGTCTTTATATTCAAAACTTAAGAACTTACATCTTTGTATTATCCTTTGTTCTTCTCCAAGTTTAGTCGATTTGAAAGCGGAATCGAATCCTCCTCCTTATCACAACGCTGATCTTCCAAAGCAGATCGACGCCTCAGATAACTTCGCTGAAAATTCCGATCCGCAAGAATCACCCACAAATGAAAACGCTTCCGACGGTTTAAACGTAGACGACCCCAGAAACCTTACCGAAGAATCGGACGGAGTCTCCTCCTATGAAAAAATTAAAAGAAAGGATCTTACACCGCAAGAACGACAAGAAGTCGAATACGATCTACTGATTAAAAAAGGTATCCTTGCCGTTTTCCGAGCGGAGACCGAAAAGCGTTATAAAGTCCTGAATCGGATCGCTCTTACTCATCCGATTCCAAGAGTTAGAGCCGCGGCGGTTTTAGCAATCGGCAGAATAAGCAAAGGGGAAGTAAAAACTCTACATCGTGTTATCGAAAGAGACGGAGAAGCAGTCAGACAAGCGGCCTACAAAGCATTAGCCGATATCGGATCACCTTCTTCCCTAAATTATTTTTTCAGTGGAATTAAATCCAACGATCCGGAAATTCAATTTTCTTCTTGGAGAGGAATGGGAAAAACCAAGGACCCTTCTGCAAGAGATGCATTACTACGTCAGGGGATCCGTTCTCCCAGACGTGAAATTGTGAAGTCCTCCATCTTAGGGCTCGCCGCATTCCAAATAAACGAGGATCTCAAACTTTTCAAAACATATCTGAATTCCGACGATCTCGAACTTCAAAAAACCGCAATCGAAGCTCTGGGAATCCATAAAACCCGCGCTTCGTTAAGAATCTTAGAACAAACCTTGGAAACAAAACCTGAATTCGCAAAAGACGTCATAGAAGCAATTGGCAATAACACGAGCCTTTATGGAACATATTCATTTGTTAGAATATTAGAAAACTCAACTTCTCAAGAGCTGACTCAAAGAATTTTAGCGCAACTATATCTCAGGAAGGCTTTTTATCAATTCGGGACCGTAAAAGTGGAAAACGGTTTCTCACAAGAAAATCCGTATCCCACATCCCGCAAACTACGCGATCTTTCCGCCGGAGAAGTCGGAAAAATTCTAAAAAAGAACGATCGCAGATTTATCCAAAAAATCGGAGATAAATTCGTAGAAGATTATTATTATCTTCTTCTCTTAGAATCCAAAAATCCGGAAAGTTATTACGAGACGTTTCAGTCCTGGATATTCGGAGCATATCTAAAAATCAGAACGGTCACAGCTCCGCATAAAGAGCCGAAAGGAAGAAAAGTCAGAAAATCTCCAAAAAAAAAGCCAAGCTATAAATTTACTCCCGCTTCTGAAATGGAAGAAACCGATCCGGCTCCTCCAAGCCAAAACGAGGAACCTTCTGCACAAGAAAGCCTTCCTTTAGAGAACTGATTCAAAAGACACGTTTGATTTGAAAGAAGTAGAAAGGAAAACCACCTTTCCTTCTTTCAAAGGGGCTTTCGGAACCATCCAACCGATGCCTGCAAAGTAAGGCAGTATCAAAGAAGAAAAAAACATTACTCCCGGAAAATCAAAACCGGTTGTTGCAACGATTTTATTTCCTCGATAATCGTCTTTATGAATTTTTCGGATCATCCAAAGTCCCGAAGTCTGAGTTTCCATAGTGATATCAGTTACAATCGTATGAAAAAGATTTTTATCCTTGGAGTAGATTTCCCAACCTTGGGCCGCGTTTACGGCTCTTATAACTTCAAATCCTTTTTTCTGGAACCAAACTTTTAGGCTGTCCGCATAACGATCATTGTCATCCACGATTAAGACGTTCTTCTTCATGGTAATACTCCATTATTGGCCGCAAATTGATTTTCGGATAATTTTCGATAGATTCCATTTTTCTCATATAAGGAATTGTGATCTCCTTCTTCCACGATCTTTCCGTTATCCATCACGACGATCCTTGAAATGTCTTTGATGGTAGAAAGTCTATGGGCAATTACAAATGTAGTACGGTTCGCATACAATCTCCGAAGTGCATCACTGACCAATCTTTCCGATTCAACGTCAAGAGCAGAAGTGGCCTCGTCTAAGATCATGATCTCAGGATCTCGAAGTAGAGCTCTTGCGATCACAAGTCTCTGTCTTTGTCCACCCGAAAGATTCAATCCACGAACTCCTAAAATACTATCATACCCATTATCCATCTTTTTGATAAAGTCGTGTGCGTGCGCAAGCCTAGCCGCACGAATCACGTCTTTACGAGTTGCGCCCGGTTTTCCGTAAGCGATGTTATCCGCTACAGAACCGTGAAAGAGAAAGATATCCTGAGTTACAATCCCGATTTTTTTACGAAGATCTCCTAGACTGACGTCTCTAATATCGATTCCGTCGAATTCGATCGATCCCGAGGAAGGATCAAAAAATCTTGGTATCAAGTCCATCAAAGTGGACTTTCCGCAACCGCTAGCACCGATTAGAGCAACCGTTTCTCCCCTTTTTACTTTGAGA
Protein-coding regions in this window:
- a CDS encoding HEAT repeat domain-containing protein, whose amino-acid sequence is MSLYSKLKNLHLCIILCSSPSLVDLKAESNPPPYHNADLPKQIDASDNFAENSDPQESPTNENASDGLNVDDPRNLTEESDGVSSYEKIKRKDLTPQERQEVEYDLLIKKGILAVFRAETEKRYKVLNRIALTHPIPRVRAAAVLAIGRISKGEVKTLHRVIERDGEAVRQAAYKALADIGSPSSLNYFFSGIKSNDPEIQFSSWRGMGKTKDPSARDALLRQGIRSPRREIVKSSILGLAAFQINEDLKLFKTYLNSDDLELQKTAIEALGIHKTRASLRILEQTLETKPEFAKDVIEAIGNNTSLYGTYSFVRILENSTSQELTQRILAQLYLRKAFYQFGTVKVENGFSQENPYPTSRKLRDLSAGEVGKILKKNDRRFIQKIGDKFVEDYYYLLLLESKNPESYYETFQSWIFGAYLKIRTVTAPHKEPKGRKVRKSPKKKPSYKFTPASEMEETDPAPPSQNEEPSAQESLPLEN
- the hflX gene encoding GTPase HflX gives rise to the protein MSKLSGNLNGLKSNQIQRLKKISEKRIREDVIISQDFARTLCELSFEIGKQIAILIDRSGYVTHVLVGSDNSIEIPFLDRLRTSEARLRGLRLVHTHLKGESLNQEDLTDLALLRLDYITAVVMDSYGNPNGYYSAHLNPESGDELWKVLPKKYPGQLAEGILEEILEIESRLSRSKKNLKDAQKENRAFLVGVYPERSVGRHPSLSMEELKELCRTAEVHVVDTFIQRKNRLDPSTVLGKGKLEEIILKAIQKHVELLVFDLELTPSQAKKISDIADIKVIDRTQLILDIFARNAKSRDGKLQVELAQLKYLKGRLTELDDNMSRLTGGIGGRGPGETKLEIGKRRVEERITRLEVELKSLKKRREINRRQRKKNELPAVGIVGYTNAGKSTFLNALTNSEVLSENKLFATLDPTTRRIRFPEEREIIISDTVGFIHDLPPELSNAFKATLEELGDSDLLVHVVDVSNPDYKLQMEAVEKILEELEFSHIPIIQVFNKIDNLEKFKTWKTESDSNGYKNFSRSSVNHDPGLEAIADLKEELGIDVHSDTVLVSAYQGWGLKTFLDLLEEKIYNLSRSNYSIAEKL
- a CDS encoding STAS domain-containing protein; this encodes MAKVEFDSLYIETIRTSLPDKEVQLVIFNGKVTNSNSFEISRKIHFIFEEEIYNIILDLSNLEYINSVGVATILTLIKTVDQHSGKIVIGGLNHFLENVIRLMELPKKVQIYHSIEEAKKAFSS
- a CDS encoding response regulator; protein product: MKKNVLIVDDNDRYADSLKVWFQKKGFEVIRAVNAAQGWEIYSKDKNLFHTIVTDITMETQTSGLWMIRKIHKDDYRGNKIVATTGFDFPGVMFFSSLILPYFAGIGWMVPKAPLKEGKVVFLSTSFKSNVSFESVL